The Fundulus heteroclitus isolate FHET01 chromosome 13, MU-UCD_Fhet_4.1, whole genome shotgun sequence genome contains a region encoding:
- the edn2 gene encoding endothelin-2 produces the protein MMMDSSMRKMLGLFIICMSLHDGCGLPLSEQLEVAVQAPHPRHIRTKRCSCSNWEDRECIYFCHLDIIWVNTPSKLLPNGLGSSVSRRRRSANRCECHNPADKICHGFCLKSSEDSRTDASDLLQKGTGTNRKGLLASLRAVVQSNTAIAKGIQPSNMNSP, from the exons ATGATGATGGATTCGTCCATGCGCAAGATGCTCGGATTATTCATCATCTGCATGTCGCTGCATGATG GCTGTGGACTCCCTCTGTCAGAGCAGCTGGAGGTGGCTGTCCAAGCGCCGCATCCACGCCACATCAGGACCAAGCGCTGCTCCTGTAGCAACTGGGAAGACAGAGAGTGCATCTACTTCTGTCACCTGGACATCATCTGGGTCAACACACCAAG TAAACTCCTTCCTAATGGTCTGGGGAGTTCCGTGTCTCGCCGTCGACGGTCAGCCAACCGATGCGAATGCCACAATCCTGCTGATAAAATCTGCCATGGCTTTTGCCTTAAAAg CTCAGAAGACAGCAGAACTGATGCCTCGGACTTATTGCAAAAAGGGACCGGCACAAACCGTAAAGGATTGCTGGCGTCTTTAAG AGCTGTGGTCCAGTCCAACACGGCAATCGCAAAAGGTATTCAGCCATCAAACATGAACTCTCCTTGA